One Terriglobia bacterium DNA segment encodes these proteins:
- the murA gene encoding UDP-N-acetylglucosamine 1-carboxyvinyltransferase: MDKFVIRGGNPLLGTVRISGAKNAALPAMAAALLTDEPVILENIPQVRDIETTRRLLASMGAEVELGYGRAHHRTTISCAKLEHPEATYELVKTMRASTLVLGPLVARCGMAKVSLPGGCAIGARPIDLHIKGLERLGATITTEHGYVVARAERLRGGHVVFDKITVTGTEDLLMAAVLADGETLMENCAREPEVADLAALLVKMGANIEGAGSSTIRVHGVAKLGGARHRIIPDRIEAGTYIIAAALTGGDLNVADCNPAHLTALLQKLEETGVKVRHNAESVRVMSEGGIMPADVNTEEYPGFATDMQAQYMALATQADGTSIITENIFENRFMHAQELVRMGANIRIEGRRAIVRGKTPLSAAAVLASDLRASASLVLAALVADGETIIDRVYHIDRGYERIEEKLRGVGGEIRRIGEMFPKRATVPAAQG; encoded by the coding sequence ATGGACAAGTTCGTCATTCGCGGCGGCAATCCCCTGCTCGGCACCGTTCGCATCAGCGGCGCCAAGAACGCCGCCCTGCCCGCGATGGCGGCGGCGCTGCTCACCGACGAGCCGGTCATCCTGGAGAATATCCCGCAGGTGCGCGACATCGAAACCACGCGCCGGCTGCTGGCCAGCATGGGCGCCGAGGTCGAACTCGGCTACGGCCGCGCTCACCATCGCACCACCATCTCTTGCGCGAAACTCGAACATCCCGAAGCCACCTACGAGTTGGTGAAGACCATGCGCGCCTCCACGCTGGTGCTCGGGCCGCTGGTCGCGCGCTGCGGCATGGCGAAGGTCTCGTTGCCCGGCGGATGCGCCATCGGTGCGCGCCCCATTGACCTGCACATCAAGGGCCTGGAACGGCTGGGCGCGACCATCACCACCGAACACGGTTACGTGGTGGCGCGCGCCGAGCGGCTGCGGGGCGGGCATGTCGTGTTCGACAAGATCACAGTCACCGGCACCGAAGACTTGCTCATGGCCGCCGTGCTCGCCGACGGCGAAACCCTGATGGAGAACTGCGCGCGCGAGCCTGAGGTCGCCGACCTAGCCGCGCTGCTGGTCAAGATGGGCGCCAACATCGAAGGAGCGGGCAGTTCGACCATCCGCGTGCACGGCGTCGCCAAGCTGGGCGGCGCGCGCCACCGCATTATTCCCGACCGCATCGAAGCCGGCACCTACATCATTGCCGCCGCGCTCACCGGCGGTGACCTCAATGTCGCCGACTGCAATCCCGCCCACCTGACCGCGCTCCTGCAGAAGCTGGAGGAGACGGGCGTGAAGGTGCGGCACAATGCCGAGTCGGTGCGGGTGATGAGCGAAGGCGGAATCATGCCGGCTGACGTCAACACCGAGGAATATCCCGGATTCGCCACCGACATGCAGGCGCAGTACATGGCGCTGGCCACGCAGGCCGATGGCACCTCGATCATCACCGAGAACATCTTCGAGAACCGCTTCATGCACGCGCAGGAACTGGTGCGCATGGGCGCCAACATCAGGATTGAAGGCCGCCGGGCGATCGTGCGCGGCAAGACGCCGCTCAGCGCCGCCGCCGTGCTTGCCTCCGACCTGCGCGCCTCCGCCTCGCTGGTGCTGGCCGCGCTTGTCGCCGACGGGGAGACCATCATTGACCGCGTCTACCACATTGACCGCGGCTACGAGCGCATCGAAGAGAAACTGCGCGGCGTCGGCGGGGAGATACGCCGCATCGGCGAAATGTTTCCCAAGCGCGCGACTGTTCCCGCCGCACAGGGTTGA
- a CDS encoding carboxypeptidase-like regulatory domain-containing protein, translating into MKMLQRFAFALLCALALPLAAQQRNPAAAGGYQISGVAINATSNLPVAQAHVTIALSGGSFSRTVMTGADGRFAFDHLRAGKYALAAERRGFASQGYEQHEGRFSTAIVVGPELDGTNLVFRLAPDASFTGRVTDDGNEPVRNARVMLVHELMVEGRMSKRVVGNTSTDDQGRYHFAHLKPGAYYIAVSARPWYAQPLFMGRMGFRDGGVVGFGGGSADAPANPALDVAYPLTFYPDVTDAASASAITLQAGDRASADIMLRAVPALHVRINNAAGQQKGEEQRQFVNATLVQTMFDGIEVPMPAMTRPMGGNVSMLSGLAPGHYLLRVTPNARRFPRMAQRVSDEQDQPEQEQLARVREVDLVSDTELDASEMAPTTMVSGTVRLANGKAPSKPPMIELRRGAMRRAFSALANANGEFAFPQGFAAGTYEIMTSSSDDLFIGSVTATGAKMAGRTLQIGSSDAVKLNIMVSAGAGKIEGVALRDGKPQSGAMILLVPQDPENNLPLFRRDQSDSDGSFTLATVLPGRYTLLALEKGWDLQWGDAAVLKPFLANGETLVVPAKGKNEVRVTVQ; encoded by the coding sequence ATGAAGATGCTGCAACGGTTCGCGTTCGCACTCCTTTGTGCTCTCGCGCTTCCGCTGGCGGCGCAGCAGCGCAACCCTGCAGCCGCCGGCGGATATCAGATCAGCGGCGTGGCCATCAACGCGACCAGCAATTTGCCGGTCGCACAGGCGCATGTGACGATCGCCTTGTCCGGCGGCAGCTTCAGCCGAACCGTGATGACCGGCGCGGATGGACGGTTCGCCTTCGACCACCTGCGCGCCGGAAAGTACGCATTGGCAGCAGAGCGCCGCGGGTTTGCGTCGCAGGGTTACGAGCAGCACGAAGGGCGCTTCTCTACCGCCATCGTGGTCGGTCCCGAACTCGATGGCACCAATCTCGTTTTCCGCCTTGCGCCGGATGCATCGTTCACCGGGCGCGTTACCGACGACGGCAATGAGCCGGTGCGCAACGCGCGCGTCATGCTGGTCCACGAGCTCATGGTCGAAGGACGGATGAGCAAGCGCGTCGTGGGAAATACCTCGACCGACGATCAGGGCCGCTACCACTTCGCGCATCTCAAGCCGGGCGCGTATTACATCGCGGTGTCGGCGCGGCCGTGGTACGCCCAGCCCCTATTCATGGGCCGAATGGGCTTCCGCGACGGCGGCGTTGTTGGCTTTGGCGGCGGAAGCGCCGACGCGCCAGCCAATCCGGCGCTCGACGTTGCCTATCCGCTGACGTTTTATCCCGACGTGACCGATGCGGCGTCGGCGAGCGCGATCACGCTGCAAGCCGGCGACCGCGCCTCGGCCGACATCATGCTGCGCGCGGTTCCCGCGCTGCATGTGCGCATCAACAACGCAGCGGGACAACAAAAGGGAGAGGAACAGCGGCAATTCGTCAATGCAACGCTGGTACAAACCATGTTTGACGGCATCGAAGTTCCGATGCCGGCCATGACTCGCCCCATGGGCGGAAACGTAAGCATGCTTTCCGGCCTTGCGCCTGGACATTACCTGCTGCGCGTCACGCCGAATGCTCGCAGGTTCCCGCGCATGGCACAGCGAGTAAGCGACGAGCAAGATCAGCCAGAGCAGGAGCAGCTTGCGCGCGTGCGCGAAGTGGACCTGGTCTCGGACACGGAACTGGACGCGAGCGAGATGGCGCCGACGACGATGGTCAGCGGAACGGTGCGGCTGGCGAATGGGAAGGCTCCGTCGAAACCGCCAATGATCGAATTGCGGCGAGGCGCAATGCGGCGGGCGTTCAGCGCGCTTGCCAACGCGAATGGTGAGTTCGCGTTTCCGCAGGGATTCGCCGCGGGAACTTATGAAATCATGACGAGCAGCAGCGATGACCTGTTCATCGGCAGCGTGACGGCAACCGGCGCGAAGATGGCTGGACGCACGCTGCAGATCGGCAGTTCGGATGCAGTGAAGCTGAACATCATGGTGAGCGCGGGAGCGGGCAAGATCGAGGGCGTTGCGCTACGCGACGGAAAGCCACAGTCGGGAGCGATGATCCTGCTGGTGCCACAGGATCCAGAAAACAATCTGCCGCTGTTTCGCCGCGATCAGAGCGACAGCGATGGCTCGTTCACACTGGCAACCGTTCTGCCTGGGCGATACACGTTGCTGGCGCTGGAAAAGGGATGGGATTTGCAGTGGGGCGATGCTGCGGTGCTGAAGCCGTTTTTGGCGAATGGCGAAACGCTGGTGGTGCCGGCAAAAGGCAAGAACGAGGTACGCGTGACGGTGCAGTAA
- a CDS encoding carboxypeptidase-like regulatory domain-containing protein: MPRRVLAAGIVLWLTVALVHAQGLGAQPYGQARGFDPNAPTHDVSGSVINTATGEPIPRALVQMFGPSQRSDFTDSQGSFRFEGVPEGQAMFTARKPGFFNSDELARGGGRPRSAVKITSGMSPIMLPLTPEGIITGTITGDDGEPLEGVRVRLKHQVVNNGRKRWEERQQATSNEDGEFRVANLVPGTYNLFAEAQRPATPRAASEPRLGYAPAYYPGAPDASSAAPIEVRGGQTVQLDFHLRTQPVFDVSGLVTGIAPGQRGVNVQFMNHSGDSISANVHFNPSEGTFSAKLPAGTYTVRASSFEPPRHSLSATATITVAADVSGLRLPLQPGASIPIVVRTDFTKQQSSPNLGSGSASQDRAPAQYASVQLIGLDSTRMSAFSSMERTSDNASYALQNVEPGHYAAQISPHGPWYVQSATYGQTDLLREDMVVTPGDARPIEITLRDDGGSITGSVMSDNAAATAMVLAVPERRSTPPQPHFASETGFTINMLAPGDYLLFAFDSTDGLEYTNRDALEPYASRATRVSVSNNSSANVTLTLTKRGAP, translated from the coding sequence ATGCCCAGAAGAGTTCTAGCCGCAGGGATTGTGCTTTGGCTCACCGTTGCGCTGGTGCACGCGCAGGGCCTGGGAGCGCAACCCTACGGCCAGGCGCGTGGATTCGATCCCAACGCGCCCACGCACGACGTCAGCGGGAGCGTGATCAACACCGCGACCGGCGAGCCCATCCCGCGCGCGCTGGTGCAGATGTTCGGTCCATCTCAGCGTTCCGACTTCACCGACTCGCAGGGCAGCTTCCGCTTTGAAGGCGTGCCTGAAGGCCAGGCCATGTTCACGGCGCGCAAGCCTGGGTTCTTCAACTCCGATGAACTCGCGCGCGGCGGTGGGCGTCCGCGCTCGGCGGTAAAAATCACGTCGGGCATGAGCCCGATCATGCTGCCACTTACGCCGGAAGGAATTATCACCGGCACGATCACGGGCGATGACGGCGAGCCGCTGGAAGGCGTGCGGGTGCGACTGAAGCACCAAGTCGTAAACAACGGCCGCAAGCGGTGGGAGGAGAGGCAGCAAGCAACCAGCAACGAGGACGGGGAATTCCGCGTCGCCAACCTGGTTCCGGGAACGTACAACCTGTTCGCGGAAGCGCAGCGTCCGGCGACACCGCGGGCAGCCAGCGAACCCAGGCTCGGCTACGCGCCGGCGTATTATCCGGGCGCGCCCGATGCTTCCTCCGCCGCTCCCATCGAGGTGCGCGGCGGGCAGACCGTGCAACTGGACTTCCACCTGCGCACGCAGCCGGTGTTCGATGTGAGCGGGCTGGTCACCGGCATCGCGCCGGGCCAGCGGGGCGTAAACGTGCAGTTCATGAACCACTCCGGCGATTCGATCTCGGCCAATGTGCACTTCAACCCCAGCGAGGGAACGTTCAGCGCCAAGCTGCCGGCGGGCACCTACACGGTGCGAGCTTCGTCGTTCGAACCGCCGCGCCATAGCTTAAGCGCAACCGCGACCATCACGGTGGCGGCCGACGTCAGCGGCCTCCGACTGCCGCTGCAGCCCGGCGCCTCGATTCCCATCGTAGTCAGGACAGATTTCACCAAACAGCAGAGTTCGCCCAATCTCGGGAGCGGCAGCGCATCGCAAGATCGCGCTCCGGCGCAATACGCATCGGTGCAATTGATCGGTCTCGACAGCACGCGCATGAGTGCGTTCTCCAGCATGGAGCGCACGTCCGACAACGCATCGTACGCCTTGCAGAACGTGGAGCCAGGACACTACGCGGCGCAAATCTCGCCGCACGGACCGTGGTACGTGCAGTCGGCGACGTATGGCCAGACCGATCTGCTGCGTGAGGACATGGTAGTCACTCCAGGCGACGCGCGTCCGATCGAGATTACCTTGCGCGACGACGGTGGTTCGATCACCGGGTCCGTCATGTCGGACAACGCCGCGGCAACGGCGATGGTGCTGGCTGTGCCGGAACGCCGATCAACACCGCCGCAGCCGCACTTTGCGTCGGAGACCGGATTCACCATCAACATGCTCGCGCCGGGAGATTACCTGCTGTTCGCCTTCGACAGCACGGACGGCCTGGAATACACGAATCGCGACGCGCTGGAGCCGTACGCGTCGCGGGCGACGCGCGTCAGCGTGTCCAACAACAGCAGCGCCAACGTCACGCTCACGCTGACCAAGCGAGGCGCGCCATGA
- the rpsO gene encoding 30S ribosomal protein S15: MLAREHKQTIIGQYRTHASDTGSPEVQIALLSERIGQLTEHFKTHKKDHASRRGLLMLVSKRRRLLDYLKKYDTERYKEVIAKLGIRK; encoded by the coding sequence GTGTTAGCCCGAGAGCATAAACAGACCATCATCGGCCAATACCGCACGCACGCTAGCGATACCGGTAGTCCCGAAGTTCAGATCGCGTTGTTGAGTGAGCGCATTGGCCAGTTGACGGAGCACTTCAAGACGCACAAAAAGGACCACGCATCCCGGCGCGGCCTTCTGATGCTGGTGAGCAAGCGGCGTCGCCTGCTCGACTACCTCAAGAAATACGACACCGAGCGCTACAAAGAAGTGATTGCCAAACTCGGCATCCGCAAGTAG
- a CDS encoding FecR family protein, with protein sequence MRHLLLALLLTTTCFADTRAGSVSALLPAARIERAGAVMDASRGAEVQLNDLLRTDDQGRVRIKLLDQSVLSIGVKSQLRIVSHDAASRQTSLELNYGKLRAQVSKITRAGGKFELRTPTAIAGVIGTDFGVDATDPNLTKFICISGNVQLSSVDPNIPGTITCRGGTTVTVRRGHPPDQPERATRDQMENWKTITEPDQPEPQTPYKNY encoded by the coding sequence ATGCGCCACCTCTTGCTTGCACTGCTGCTGACCACTACCTGCTTCGCCGACACCCGCGCCGGCAGCGTTTCCGCCCTGCTGCCCGCCGCCCGCATCGAGCGCGCCGGCGCCGTCATGGACGCCTCCCGCGGTGCCGAGGTCCAACTCAACGACCTTCTCCGCACCGACGACCAGGGCCGCGTCCGCATCAAGCTCCTCGACCAGTCGGTGCTTTCCATTGGCGTGAAGTCGCAGCTTCGCATCGTGAGCCACGACGCCGCCTCTCGCCAGACCTCGCTCGAACTCAACTACGGAAAACTGCGCGCTCAGGTCTCTAAGATCACCCGCGCCGGAGGCAAATTCGAGCTCCGCACTCCTACCGCTATCGCCGGTGTCATCGGCACCGACTTCGGCGTCGACGCCACCGACCCCAACCTCACCAAGTTCATCTGCATCTCCGGCAACGTTCAACTATCCAGTGTCGACCCCAACATCCCCGGCACCATCACCTGCCGGGGCGGTACCACCGTCACCGTGCGCCGCGGCCATCCTCCCGACCAGCCCGAGCGCGCCACTCGTGACCAGATGGAGAACTGGAAAACCATCACCGAGCCGGACCAGCCCGAGCCCCAGACCCCGTACAAGAACTACTGA
- the pnp gene encoding polyribonucleotide nucleotidyltransferase: MKPEPQSVTVELTGGKTISFETGKLAKQAHGSAVVRTNDNVVLGTATANQEPREGIDFFPLTVDYREYTYAGGRIPGGFIKREGRPSEREILTSRQIDRPIRPLFPEGFRSETQIIAFCLSADTQNDPDVAAINAASCALTLSDIPFAGPVGAIRVGLKDGQFIANPTYEEMRDGLLRLMVVGSADGIVMIEAGASEVQEDTIVDAIEFAHKEIKKICAAISDLAQRAGKPKRAFEAPQVDEAGIAALRKSIGARLTDALDTARHPKAESHTLVKALKTELKEAISEEDEDARKLLAANFEILRERLFREQVIGQRRRPDARAFDQVRPIWIEIGVLPRTHGSAIFTRGETQALVTTTLGTSDDMQRLELFEGEAKKRFMLHYNFPPFSVGEVAFLRGAGRREIGHGALAERSIAAVLPAETDWPYAMRVVSDILESNGSSSMATVCGASLSLMDAGVPLKAPVAGVAMGLVKEGDDYAILTDIAGAEDHYGDMDFKVAGTAQGITALQMDIKVMGITPQIMREALQQANRGRLHILEHMNQALPEPRAAVSEFAPRFYTLQIPTDKIRDLIGPGGKVIRGIIEATGVKIDVEDSGRVNVASSDQESAAKALQMIGDITATAEIGKTYLGKVVRLADFGAFVEILPGTDGLLHISEVAEHRIKDVRDELKEGDQVLVKVLSVEGNRIRLSRKAILREQRAKMGGGEPSLEGGTGPVTFEGGGDFVEEPAAEHEHEPNFNRAEAPSVGGRSEGSGSGRRPGGGGGGRRPGGGGSRGGRGHDGGGRGGRGGRGGDRGGRH, encoded by the coding sequence ATGAAGCCAGAACCACAGTCCGTCACCGTCGAATTGACCGGCGGCAAAACCATCTCATTTGAAACCGGCAAGCTCGCCAAGCAGGCCCACGGCTCTGCCGTCGTCCGCACGAACGACAACGTTGTACTCGGTACCGCCACCGCCAACCAGGAGCCCCGCGAGGGCATCGACTTTTTCCCCCTCACCGTCGATTACCGCGAGTACACCTACGCCGGCGGACGGATTCCCGGCGGCTTCATCAAACGCGAAGGCCGCCCCAGCGAGCGCGAAATCCTCACCAGCCGCCAGATTGACCGCCCCATTCGCCCGCTGTTTCCCGAGGGCTTCCGCAGCGAGACGCAGATCATCGCCTTCTGCCTCTCGGCCGACACCCAGAACGATCCCGACGTCGCCGCCATCAATGCCGCCTCCTGTGCCCTGACGCTTTCCGACATTCCCTTCGCCGGGCCGGTTGGTGCGATTCGCGTCGGCCTCAAAGACGGTCAGTTCATCGCCAACCCCACTTACGAAGAGATGCGCGACGGCCTGCTCCGCCTCATGGTGGTCGGCAGTGCCGACGGCATCGTCATGATCGAAGCCGGCGCCAGTGAAGTCCAGGAAGACACCATCGTCGACGCCATCGAGTTCGCGCACAAGGAAATCAAGAAAATCTGTGCTGCCATCAGCGATCTGGCTCAGCGCGCCGGCAAGCCCAAGCGCGCCTTCGAAGCTCCGCAAGTGGACGAAGCCGGCATCGCCGCGCTCCGCAAGAGCATCGGCGCTCGCCTCACCGACGCCCTTGACACCGCCAGGCACCCCAAGGCCGAGAGCCATACCCTGGTCAAAGCGCTCAAAACCGAGTTGAAGGAAGCCATCTCCGAAGAGGACGAAGACGCTCGCAAGCTACTCGCCGCCAACTTCGAAATCCTGCGCGAGCGCCTCTTCCGCGAGCAGGTGATCGGTCAGCGCCGCCGTCCCGACGCCCGCGCCTTCGACCAAGTCCGTCCCATCTGGATCGAAATCGGCGTCTTGCCGCGCACTCACGGTTCGGCCATCTTTACCCGCGGCGAAACTCAGGCACTGGTGACCACCACTCTGGGTACCTCCGACGACATGCAGCGTCTGGAACTGTTCGAAGGCGAAGCTAAGAAGCGCTTCATGTTGCACTATAACTTTCCGCCATTTTCCGTTGGTGAAGTGGCATTTTTGCGTGGCGCTGGACGCCGCGAGATCGGCCACGGTGCCCTCGCCGAGCGCTCCATCGCGGCCGTTCTCCCCGCCGAAACCGACTGGCCCTACGCCATGCGCGTGGTCTCCGACATCCTGGAGTCCAACGGTTCCTCCTCCATGGCCACCGTCTGCGGTGCCTCGCTCTCGCTGATGGACGCTGGCGTTCCGCTCAAGGCGCCGGTGGCGGGCGTCGCCATGGGTCTGGTCAAGGAAGGCGACGATTACGCCATCCTTACCGACATCGCCGGCGCCGAAGACCATTATGGCGACATGGATTTCAAGGTCGCCGGTACCGCGCAGGGCATTACCGCCTTGCAGATGGACATTAAGGTCATGGGCATCACCCCGCAGATCATGCGCGAGGCCCTGCAGCAGGCCAATCGCGGCCGCTTGCACATCCTGGAGCACATGAATCAGGCGTTGCCCGAGCCGCGCGCCGCCGTCTCCGAGTTCGCGCCCCGCTTCTACACCCTGCAAATCCCGACCGACAAGATTCGCGACCTCATCGGGCCCGGCGGCAAGGTCATCCGCGGCATCATCGAGGCCACCGGCGTCAAGATTGATGTCGAGGATAGCGGACGCGTCAACGTCGCCTCCAGCGACCAGGAATCGGCTGCCAAAGCCCTGCAGATGATCGGCGACATCACCGCCACCGCGGAAATCGGCAAGACCTACCTCGGCAAGGTCGTTCGACTCGCCGACTTCGGTGCCTTCGTCGAAATCCTGCCCGGCACTGACGGCCTGCTTCACATCAGCGAAGTCGCCGAACATCGCATCAAGGACGTTCGCGACGAGTTGAAGGAAGGCGACCAGGTCTTGGTGAAAGTGCTGTCGGTCGAAGGCAATCGCATCCGTCTGTCGCGCAAGGCCATCCTCAGGGAGCAGCGCGCCAAGATGGGCGGCGGCGAACCCAGCCTCGAAGGCGGCACTGGTCCGGTGACCTTCGAGGGCGGCGGCGACTTCGTCGAGGAACCCGCAGCCGAGCACGAGCACGAGCCCAACTTCAATCGCGCCGAAGCCCCCAGCGTTGGTGGACGCTCTGAAGGCAGCGGCAGCGGCCGCCGGCCCGGCGGCGGTGGCGGCGGTCGGCGACCCGGCGGCGGGGGTAGCCGTGGCGGCCGTGGCCATGACGGCGGCGGCCGTGGTGGGCGTGGTGGTCGCGGCGGCGACCGCGGCGGCCGACACTAG